The following are encoded in a window of Struthio camelus isolate bStrCam1 chromosome Z, bStrCam1.hap1, whole genome shotgun sequence genomic DNA:
- the TMEM175 gene encoding endosomal/lysosomal proton channel TMEM175: MSARRAAAPGPGGGTVGPAAVEGGRGLGLDVGPEPELGGSTQTSHRLLAYSDALLSIIATVMILPVAHTRIHPDQKLGESVQQLLLAKIAVYLMTFLIVTVAWAAHVRLFQVIELIDDVLALLNLACMMIITFLPYTFSLMASFPDVPFGIFLFSICAVVIGLIQAVIVAYGFYHPHLLNQQIQVSENQNFYKHHILKIILRGPVLCFLAAIFSFFFIPLSYVLLGLVIVFPHLTRFITWCKTKIVGQRDEEEHGSLETFTFYLSEPLSKERVEAFSDGVYAIVATLLILDICEDNVPDPREVEEKFHGSLLEALSEYRPNYLAYFGSFVTIGLLWFVHHSLFLYVTKATRLMGLLNILSLAFIGGLPLAYQLTSEFAEKSHNEIEAIQVSCVITFFASIFQFAIWTTALLHERETLHPFARYGGKEHAFMFAKLALYPCVSLGAFFLTCLLSEFSTEIFHLMQIVIPFAFLALRIFVRISLTVIKSVMSLSRRKVVLLEEEEACLSPSETLS; encoded by the exons ATGTCGGctcggcgggccgcggcgccgggccccggcggagggacggtggggccggcggcggtggaGGGGGGCCGTGGGTTGGGCCTGGATgtggggccggagccggagctgggcGGCAGCACGCAGACCTCCCACCGGCTGCTGGCCTACAGCGACGCGCTGCTCTCCATCATCGCCACCGTCATG ATTTTGCCCGTGGCTCACACCAGAATACACCCCGATCAG aaactaGGTGAAAGTGTTCAGCAGCTTCTTCTAGCAAAAATTGCAGTCTACTTGATGACCTTTTTAATAGTCACAGTGGCGTGGGCAGCTCATGTAAG GCTGTTTCAGGTGATAGAGCTCATAGATGATGTCCTCGCTCTTCTAAATCTG gcttgTATGATGATCATAACTTTTTTGCCATACACA TTTTCTTTAATGGCCTCCTTTCCAGATGTGCCTTTTGGCATTTTCCTGTTTAGTATCTGTGCTGTTGTCATTGGCCTTATCCAG GCAGTGATAGTAGCATATGGATTCTATCACCCACACCTACTAAATCAACAGATACAAGTGTCTGAAAACCAGAACTTCTATAAACATCACATCTTAAAGATTATTCTAAGAGGACCGGTTTTATGCTTTTTAGCagccatcttttcttttttctttatccctTTG TCTTATGTACTGCTTGGGCTTGTTATCGTTTTTCCACACCTCACTCGCTTCATTACGTGGTGTAAAACCAAGATTGTTG GTCAGAGAGATGAAGAGGAACACGGTAGCTTAGAGACCTTCACGTTTTACCTCAGTGAGCCTCTGAGTAAGGAACGAGTAGAGGCATTCAGTGATGGAGTCTATGCTATTGTAGCAACGCTGCTTATTTTGGATATATG TGAAGACAATGTTCCTGATCCCAGAGAAGTTGAGGAAAAGTTCCATGGCAGCCTCCTTGAAGCTTTAAGTGAATATAGACCGAACTACCTTGCCTACTTTGGCTCTTTTGTAACAATTGGTCTTCTCTGGTTTGTCCACCACTCCCTCTTCCTTTATGTAACAAAGGCGACCCGATTAATGGGACTGCTCAACATACTTTCCTTGGCTTTCATTGGAGGGCTCCCGCTGGCTTATCAGCTAACCAGTGAATTTGCAGAGAAGTCTCACAATGAAATAGAAGCCATTCAGGTCAGCTGTGTTATCACTTTCTTTGCTAGCATATTTCAGTTTGCAATATGGACTACGGCCCTTCTCCATGAAAGGGAAACTTTGCATCCTTTTGCTAGATATGGTGGCAAGGAGCATGCCTTCATGTTTGCCAAGCTTGCTCTCTATCCTTGCGTGAGCCTTGGGGCCTTCTTTCTAACATGCTTGTTAAGTGAATTTAGCACAGAGATTTTCCATCTTATGCAGATTGTAATCCCGTTTGCTTTTCTTGCCTTGCGCATTTTTGTTAGGATTTCTTTAACTGTCATAAAGTCTGTGATGTCTCTCTCCAGACGGAAGGTTGTGTTGCTAGAAGAAGAGGAAGCATGTTTGTCTCCTAGTGAAACGCTGTCTTAA